In one window of Bombus vancouverensis nearcticus chromosome 10, iyBomVanc1_principal, whole genome shotgun sequence DNA:
- the LOC117156990 gene encoding uncharacterized protein LOC117156990 isoform X1: protein MSNSLDSFLTRIGDVTIERVTPRPGPKPNETIMSNETVTNTNMNNVEPQTGNDESSEESSGETSDGEHDKKNDTLQSEEIEEIRSEGSGDDMDLDETIDSQIGVRAESERQHHSQAEEDDEEPVNILDTLPLEGAPIEGQEVSEADLLGKPISKDTDDEGSIGHENDKHEGHVMEEEGTESNKRHADSEHSDTAKKKQKKDDGTEGSASECETKAEKKLANMRRNIREVMDETQLDEATLSAQRQEMERLRRVQEQQRLIREVQRHMAITRQNMKAKTRVISLLQGKQNQAGTTISQSSPSGPVRLPNTVLLKVNSGSGTGSQTTSGIQTNQIQRRSVEGSRWQKGRGIYQGAQTSISRIANRPSGPNMLQQRIRMMTPSVSISPVVPKKEPMDRSEYYSDSEISDIEAEETLREKQIHAAKKISTGPKSQKTAKGKDVVTISSSSESSDDDCIVLSDPSGEEETDNEDDPSNSGMHTNDRYNIPDEHGRVLINVGHPETEPNVFLAPQVARIIKPHQIGGIRFLYDNIVESIERFKTSSGFGCILAHSMGLGKTLQVASFCDIFFRCTTSKTVLCIMPINTLQNWLAEFNMWLPYEDPNAPEKYGKSSGIKSESVIELKQEVKDESGNQSDMSNMSSMSNISRPISTESAHRFGQENTSQPMNIMPENPYIHPGYETHNMMPGYVQDNMLNKNISNSQVHINENYHGDISQNALYNTNPNPMSTFESIKSEVNCHGMQQRSNMSDTKFGMENQNSNNIYPGLENRPQAPIYPGIETRNPSTLYHGVDSHHSGSIYPNFDNSTNTFSNYTNRSTQESDQESRKDCFKNTLSSMNAEVNVKKEPEEIVKKEESTCTTKEEISNEEKKEIEKVKTPFSVDSPIGMEMRPRHFRLHILNDSHKTMTARAKVIQDWQVGGGVLLIGYELYRQLSLKKPNKAKRKRGQPFKDTVDVEEEDKNKGLLDEMHTALVNPGPDLVICDEGHRIKNSHASISMALKQMRTKRRIVLTGYPLQNNLLEYWCMVDFVRPNYLGTKSEFCNMFERPIQNGQCIDSTPQDIRLMRYRAHVLHALLEGFVQRRSHSVLQVSLPRKEEYILLVRMTSHQRKLYDTFMNQVVKTRAVPNPLKAFAVCCKIWNHPDILYHFLRKRQANEEDDLDLEETIGEKSTPGGKRSKARQPKGESKKGKKTNTTIKNKPAASVQPNSSSSSNTDNVENDNSHTTPKQNNYSNYPPMPMNNSGYSNSISQNSYPHGYQNYRSSDQNTYYRNENNHGEYNEFYNNQGSQRYGNQSFQTYSQTPGYNAPQNYPNQSQNYIPNSEQSTNNHSQRYSTATSNSEFRSDQNQGNNYEVSGMFPRQSYPYQDHGRNYGSNINQGSNNYSQVPNQSSFQSQMPNQSANMPLPDYSSYTPNQTQNYNPAAGQTNTIYSRNEGQPLQNSTLGYDTNQQSQNSSSQTPTAAYLANQQGQSTSGQNRGFSPNQQNQNLPLQSSSHTYGGSQSQNIPISNQPHNYPTQVNPNPSPQTSLNFSQQSPNTMPQNQPHPYITNSSNQTSIPQNQMRGYSTAAQNQMNVSQNSSSYPTGQSASNPTQTHGYAQDQQGSVPSAQGTMHGYSHLVSPSTPQNQSYPPNMQSQTGTPSNANHAYGSNHQGPTSIPSTPTHRYSSSQQGQISQSQNQALPYSQNQQTPSSINQSDQLYSRPDNQQQTQTYTPTANTSHEFSTDRQSGSSSTNPTNNYSINQTSSQNTVVPNYSTDGAHSNQVSQMKSSEDPYWQRNYSQPFQSDQCNDPYYRDVNPNVNRYQSNYFPSQNYQNQSYDYSNNHNSDINTRSEDSKSQQTTTHIQSSGSSEKNKNNKEMTSSVGVQSQPIHQNSSSSTSSGYGSESNCQTSVSRSVQNLNSLHSPRLNQNDLVKEDEKEKEDLLDKDKEEKSDDEILTKDEEKDCKSSPGGKEDPGIPYDWATELMKGYVPGLMDASAKMTIFFCILEEAIKLGDRVLAFSQSLFTLNLIEDFLARNSLKYPDGQTDAWIKNVNYYRLDGSTSALEREKLINEFNNNPKIHLFLVSTRAGSLGINLVGANRAIVFDASWNPCHDTQAVCRVYRYGQQKPCFVYRLVTDNCLERKIYDRQISKQGMADRVVDQCNPDAHLSLKEATTLSWDWEEDSQVQDFSQTKDSYSDEVMHRVLERHSSLLTKQPFHHESLLVDRKDKKLSQAEKRLARRGYELEKMAANCSRPSYNYVPGNTATRAGGLQIRAIRGGDSSTTSKPVASVRPMQQRGAEGIGSRSVTGSRWIPAEVWQRQGMSAQEMTLPLDVVIPTNSPDKGSIVLKAGQRVMVLKSPKGIYMQLESGKIIAIRTALKLNQQKREEEPKKGVSSMAQRNSKPEVGFPLRNNSAISIIPKSSSSNQASGRSINKPGNGPNYRPFADKETLKRPKPVVTATAKPYLSQVNLTNQVSLSRLPKIKQEPVDHSTLGENSNSSDGQVRTEQRVEEVRLEDVVAEVSSNTDYNPNHNRVTSSDTDIALQKSSEENSQVYTSDSVTAQSVQTQHDQTETELTSKIDKQCSPSIEKEIIKTTDTLTNYGHAFQTQQEKRDASNDEIIIEDPSPIPPQIQSQVPSQMQSQMPLQVSPQVQSQVLPQIPPQLPTQIPPQVPSQLSSQGPSQIPQASPQVAPQVAPQVATQPTSSGSLPPLLTQQSTSSTMQVPATPTLRATEVPKGITDSTIGSSATSICTGTNTITSPKTAEPSMRETCIQSEPLNVPQGYPYAQYPRYYDYNDPRSRSLSTPYGTYFPGVPPHAANPRLPMDTSKSQPDVGKPIEERAMMNVPPAYSQVSNTTAKTSANTIETKGAEAMVTTTVATTPTRDETHIPTAFSHPTSSRYPGPYPPGPYDPYSQHYPPAPGSSATYPPGVAAPGYPAYGGPSYNTEYARMYTAFHGPPPPADPYIHRGYAPPSSHPPNYYPPFPHPPPPYPNYSFLSPYPNPNMPSEPQPPAQ from the exons ATGTCAAATAGTTTGGACAGTTTTTTAACACGTATTGGGGATGTCACTATAGAACGCGTGACTCCTCGCCCAGGCCCTAAGCCTAATGAAACGATAATGTCGAATGAAACTGTAACAAACACAAACATGAATAATGTAGAGCCTCAAACAGGAAATGATGAAAGTTCAGAGGAATCTAGCGGTGAAACATCTGATGGAGAACATGACAAGAAAAATGATACATTGCAGTcagaagaaatagaagaaatacGTTCAGAAGGATCAGGGGACGACATGGATTTAGATGAGACAATTGATTCACAAATTGGTGTACGAGCAGAATCAGAAAGGCAACATCATTCTCAAGCTGAAGAGGATGATGAAGAACCAGTTAATATATTGGATACTTTGCCATTAGAAG GAGCCCCAATAGAGGGTCAGGAAGTGTCTGAAGCAGACTTACTTGGAAAACCAATTTCAAAAGATACAGATGATGAAGGAAGCATAGGACATGAAAATGACAAACATGAAGGTCATGTCATGGAGGAGGAAGGAACAGAGAGTAATAAGAGGCATGCTGATTCAGAACATTCTGATACAGCTAAGAAGAAGCAGAAAAAAGATGATGGAACTGAAGGATCTGCGTCAGAATGTGAAACAAAAGCAGAAAAGAAATTAGCAAACATGAGAAGAAATATTCGAGAAGTTATGGATGAAACTCAACTTGATGAAGCTACTTTGTCAGCTCAGCGGCAAGAGATGGAACGTCTTCGAAGGGTACAAGAACAACAAAGACTAATTCGTGAAGTTCAACGACATATGGCAATAACTAGGCAAAATATGAAAGCAAAAACAAGAGTAATTAGTCTTTTACAAGGAAAACAAAATCAAGCAGGTACTACTATTTCACAATCATCTCCATCTGGACCAGTTCGTTTGCCAAACACGGTGCTCCTTAAAGTAAATTCTGGATCTGGCACTGGATCTCAGACTACTTCTGGTATACAAACAAATCAAATACAAAGAAGATCGGTAGAAGGCTCCCGATGGCAAAAAGGTAGAGGTATTTACCAAGGAGCACAAACATCAATTTCGCGAATTGCAAATCGACCTAGTGGTCCCAATATGTTACAACAAAGAATTCGAATGATGACTCCTTCTGTTAGCATATCTCCTGTAGTTCCTAAAAAGGAACCTATGGATAGATCTGAATATTACTCAGATTCTGAAATCTCAGATATAGAAGCTGAAGAAACTTTACGTGAGAAACAAATACATGCTGCTAAAAAGATATCAACTGGGCCAAAGTCTCAAAAAACAGCTAAAGGCAAAGATGTAGTTACAATATCTAGCTCTAGCGAAAGTTCAGATGATGATTGTATAGTTTTAAGTGACCCAAGTGGTGAAGAAGAAACAGACAACGAAGATGATCCATCCAATTCTGGCATGCATACTAATGATAGATATAACATTCCAGATGAACATGGTAGAGTGTTAATAAATGTCGGTCATCCTGAAACAGAACCTAATGTATTTTTAGCTCCACAGGTAGCTCGTATTATTAAACCTCATCAGATTGGTGGTATTCGTTTTCTTTATGATAATATTGTTGAAAGTATTGAAAGATTCAAAACTAGTTCTGGTTTTGGTTGTATCCTTGCTCACAGTATGGGTTTAGGAAAAACACTTCAAGTTGCTAGTTTTTGCGATATTTTTTTTCGTTGTACCACTTCTAAAACAGTCCTCTGTATTATGCCCATTAATACACTGCAAAATTGGTTAGCAGAATTTAATATGTGGTTACCATATGAGGATCCTAATGCTCCGGAAAAGTATGGTAAAAGTTCTGGTATTAAATCAGAATCTGTTATTGAGCTTAAACAAGAAGTTAAGGATGAAAGCGGGAATCAAAGTGACATGTCAAATATGTCAAGTATGTCAAATATTTCAAGGCCTATTAGCACAGAATCAGCTCATCGTTTTGGACAAGAAAATACGTCCCAACCTATGAATATTATGCCAGAAAATCCGTATATTCATCCAGGATATGAAACTCACAATATGATGCCTGGTTATGTACAAGATAATAtgttgaataaaaatatatcaaattcgCAAGTACacataaatgaaaattatcacGGAGATATTTCACAAAATGCATTGTATAATACAAATCCTAATCCAATGTCTACTTTTGAATCAATAAAATCAGAAGTAAATTGTCATGGCATGCAACAAAGGTCAAACATGTCAGATACAAAATTTGGTATGGAAAATCAGAATTCTAATAATATATATCCTGGTTTAGAGAATCGGCCACAAGCTCCTATATATCCAGGTATTGAAACTCGAAATCCTAGCACTTTGTATCATGGTGTAGATAGTCATCACTCTGGGTCCATATATCCTAATTTTGACAATTCTACTAATACTTTCTCTAATTATACAAACCGATCAACTCAAGAATCAGATCAAGAATCAAGAAAAGATtgttttaaaaatactttatcttCTATGAATGCAGAAGTTAATGTAAAGAAAGAGCCAGAAGAAATAgttaaaaaggaggaaagtacttgtacaacaaaagaagaaatatcgaatgaagagaaaaaggaaattgaGAAAGTTAAAACTCCATTTAGTGTAGATTCGCCTATTGGTATGGAAATGAGACCGCGGCATTTTCGTTTACATATTTTAAATGATTCTCATAAAACTATGACAGCAAGAGCCAAGGTAATTCAAGATTGGCAAGTAGGAGGTGGTGTTTTGTTGATTGGATATGAACTATACAGACAATTGTCTTTAAAAAAGCCAAACAAAGCAAAAAGGAAACGTGGACAACCTTTCAAAGATACTGTTGATGTTGAGGAAGAAGACAAGAACAAAGGATTATTAGATGAAATGCATACAGCTTTAGTTAATCCAGGGCCTGATTTAGTCATATGTGATGAGGgtcatagaataaaaaattcccATGCTAGCATTAGTATGGCTTTGAAACAAATGCGCACAAAACGTAGAATTGTATTAACTGGTTATCCATTACAAAATAATCTTTTGGAATATTGGTGTATGGTTGATTTTGTAAGACCTAATTATTTGGGAACTAAAAGTGAATTTTGTAATATGTTTGAACGACCAATTCAGAATGGGCAGTGTATTGATTCAACACCACAAGACATACGTTTAATGAGATACCGTGCACATGTGTTACATGCCTTGTTAGAAGGTTTTGTACAAAGAAGATCTCATTCTGTATTGCAAGTTTCCTTACCACGTAAAGAAGAATACATTCTTCTTGTTCGGATGACATCACATCAACGTAAACTATATGATACCTTTATGAATCAAGTAGTTAAAACACGTGCTGTACCTAATCCATTGAAAGCTTTTGCAGTATGCTGTAAAATTTGGAACCATCCTGATATCCTGTATCACTTTCTACGTAAACGACAGGCTAATGAAGAAGATGATTTAGATTTAGAGGAAACAATTGGTGAAAAATCTACTCCAGGAGGTAAACGTTCTAAAGCACGCCAACCAAAAGGGGAATccaagaaaggaaagaaaacaaATACAACTATAAAAAATAAACCAGCAGCTAGTGTTCAACCTAATTCCTCTTCATCATCTAATACTGATaatgtagaaaatgataattcaCATACTACTCCAAAACAAAACAATTATTCTAATTATCCTCCTATGCCAATGAATAATTCAGGGTATTCAAATTCTATATCTCAAAATTCTTATCCTCATGGTTATCAGAATTATAGATCAAGTGATCAAAACACATAttatagaaatgaaaataaCCATGGAGAATACAATGAATTTTACAATAATCAAGGATCACAAAGATATGGAAATCAATCATTTCAAACATATTCACAAACTCCAGGATATAATGCACCACAAAATTATCCTAATCAATCACAAAATTATATACCAAACAGTGAGCAGTCTACAAATAATCATTCTCAAAGGTATTCAACTGCTACTTCCAATTCAGAATTTCGTTCAGATCAAAATCAAGGGAATAATTATGAAGTATCTGGGATGTTTCCACGTCAATCTTATCCTTATCAAGATCATGGACGTAATTATGGATCAAATATAAATCAAGGATCTAATAATTATTCTCAAGTTCCAAATCAGTCTTCTTTTCAATCGCAAATGCCAAACCAATCTGCAAATATGCCATTACCTGATTATTCTTCATATACACCAAATCAGACTCAAAATTATAATCCTGCAGCAGGGCAAACAAATACCATATATTCACGAAATGAAGGTCAACCATTACAAAATTCTACATTAGGATATGACACAAATCAACAAAGTCAAAATTCATCATCTCAAACACCAACTGCTGCATATCTTGCAAATCAACAAGGGCAGAGTACATCTGGTCAAAATCGTGGCTTTTCACCCAATCAACAGAATCAAAATCTTCCTTTGCAAAGTTCTTCTCATACTTATGGTGGCTCACAGTCACAAAATATTCCAATATCAAATCAACCCCACAATTATCCTACTCAAGTAAATCCAAACCCTTCACCACAAACATCACTCAATTTTAGTCAACAATCTCCGAACACTATGCCACAGAATCAACCTCATCCATATATAACAAATTCATCAAATCAAACATCAATTCCACAAAATCAAATGCGTGGATATTCTACAGCAGCTCAAAATCAGATGAATGTATCACAAAATTCATCTTCGTATCCCACTGGCCAATCAGCTTCAAATCCTACTCAAACACATGGATATGCTCAAGATCAGCAAGGGTCAGTTCCTAGTGCACAAGGTACTATGCATGGATATTCACATCTTGTATCTCCATCAACACCACAAAATCAATCTTATCCACCTAATATGCAAAGCCAAACGGGAACTCCATCAAATGCAAATCATGCCTATGGGTCTAATCATCAAGGTCCAACATCAATACCATCAACTCCAACTCATAGGTACAGTTCTTCTCAACAAGGACAGATATCACAATCTCAGAATCAAGCTCTTCCATATTCTCAAAATCAGCAAACACCGAGTTCTATCAATCAAAGTGATCAATTGTATTCCAGACCAGATAATCAACAACAAACTCAAACTTATACACCAACAGCCAACACATCCCATGAATTTTCAACAGATCGTCAAAGTGGTAGTTCCTCTACCAATCCTACAAATAATTATTCAATAAATCAAACGTCGTCTCAGAATACTGTTGTACCAAATTATTCAACAGATGGAGCACATTCAAATCAAGTAAGTCAAATGAAGAGTTCAGAGGATCCTTATTGGCAAAGAAATTATTCTCAACCATTTCAATCTGATCAATGTAATGATCCTTATTATCGGGATGTAAATCCTAATGTGAATCGATATCAAAGTAATTACTTTCCGTCACAAAATTATCAAAATCAGTCTTATGATTATAGTAATAATCATAATTCGGATATTAATACGCGCTCAGAGGATTCGAAGTCCCAGCAAACCACTACTCACATTCAAAGCTCAGGATCTTCAGAGAAGAACAAAAATAATAAGGAAATGACATCAAGTGTTGGTGTGCAAAGTCAACCAATTCATCAAAATAGTTCAAGTTCTACAAGTTCAGGTTATGGTTCTGAATCAAATTGTCAGACTTCAGTGTCTAGATCTGTACAAAATCTTAATTCATTGCATAGTCCCCGTCTAAATCAAAATGATTTAGTGAAagaagatgaaaaagaaaaagaagacttattagataaagataaagaagaGAAGTCAGATGATGAAATTCTTACAAAAGATGAAGAAAAGGATTGTAAAAGTTCTCCAGGAGGAAAAGAAGACCCTGGTATTCCATATGATTGG GCAACAGAATTAATGAAGGGCTATGTACCAGGATTAATGGATGCTTCTGCAAAAATGAcaattttcttttgtattttggAAGAAGCAATTAAACTTGGTGACCGCGTTTTAGCATTTTCTCAATCGTTATTTACATTGAATCTCATTGAAGATTTTTTAGCTAGAAATAGTTTGAAGTATCCTGATGGGCAAACAGATGCTTggattaaaaatgtaaattattatcGTCTCGATGGCAGTACTAGCGCCTTAGAAAGAGAAAAACTTATTaatgaatttaataataatcCAAAAATTCATCTTTTTCTTGTTTCAACGCGTGCTGGTTCTCTTGGTATTAATCTTGTTGGCGCTAACCGTGCCATTGTATTCGATGCTTCTTGGAATCCTTGTCATGATACACAGGCTGTTTGTAGAGTGTATAGATATGGACAACAGAAACCTTGTTTTGTTTACCGTTTGGTCACTGACAATTgtttagaaagaaaaatatatgacaGACAAATTAGTAAGCAAGGAATGGCAGATCGTGTGGTTGATCAATGCAATCCAGATGCTCATCTTTCATTAAAAGAAGCAACTACATTGTCTTGGGATTGGGAAGAAGATAGTCAAGTACAAGATTTTTCTCAAACGAAAGATAGTTATTCTGATGAAGTGATGCATCGTGTATTAGAACGCCATTCTTCTTTATTAACGAAACAGCCTTTCCACCATGAAAGTCTTTTAGTTGATAGAAAAGATAAGAAACTTAGTCAAGCAGAAAAGCGACTAGCTCGTCGTGGTTACGAACTTGAAAAAATGGCTGCCAACTGTTCCAGGCCCAGTTATAATTATGTTCCTGGAAATACTGCAACACGGG CAGGTGGATTACAAATTCGAGCAATTCGAGGTGGTGATAGTAGTACTACTTCTAAACCAGTTGCCTCAGTTAGACCAATGCAGCAACGTGGTGCTGAAGGTATAGGTTCGCGTAGTGTAACAGGAAGTCGGTGGATACCAGCGGAAGTATGGCAAAGGCAGGGAATGAGTGCACAAGAAATGACATTACCTTTAGATGTTGTTATTCCCACCAATTCACCCGATAAGGGAAGTATTGTATTGAAAGCTGGTCAACGAGTAATGGTACTGAAAAGTCCCAAAGGCATTTATATGCAATTAGAATCTGGTAAAATTATTGCTATTCGAACGGCTCTTAAACTAAATCAACAAAAGCGAGAAGAAGAACCTAAGAAag gtGTATCGTCAATGGCACAAAGGAATTCAAAACCAGAAGTCGGATTTCCATTGAGAAATAATTCAGCTATTTCTATCATACCGAAATCTTCTTCAAGTAATCAAGCAAGTGGTCGTTCGATTAATAAACCAGGAAACGGGCCTAATTATAGGCCATTTGCTGACAAAGAAACTTTAAAGAGACCAAAACCTGTCGTTACTGCAACTGCCAAACCTTATTTGAGTCAAGTTAATTTAACCAATCAAGTTTCTCTATCAAGGTTACCAAAAATAAAGCAGGAACCGGTAGATCATTCCACACTAGGTGAAAATTCAAACTCCTCAGATGGACAAGTTAGAACTGAACAAAGAGTGGAAGAAGTCAGATTAGAGGATGTGGTTGCGGAAGTAAGTTCGAATACAGATTATAATCCTAATCATAATCGTGTAACCAGTTCAGATACCGATATTGCTTTACAAAAGTCATCTGAAGAAAATAGTCAAGTATATACTTCGGATTCTGTAACTGCACAAAGTGTTCAAACACAACACGATCAAACAGAAACGGAATTGACATCAAAAATTGATAAACAGTGTTCTCCTTCAATTGAAAAGGAGATCATAAAAACAACAGATACATTAACAAATTACGGGCATGCTTTTCAAACTCAACAAGAAAAAAGAGATGCGTCCAATGATGAAATTATAATTGAAGATCCTTCGCCGATACCACCTCAAATACAGTCGCAAGTACCATCACAAATGCAATCTCAAATGCCATTACAAGTATCTCCGCAAGTACAGTCACAAGTATTACCTCAGATACCACCACAGTTACCAACACAAATACCACCCCAAGTACCTTCCCAGTTATCATCGCAAGGACCATCACAAATACCTCAAGCATCACCGCAAGTTGCACCACAAGTTGCACCACAAGTTGCAACACAACCAACATCATCTGGCTCATTACCGCCATTGTTAACGCAACAATCAACATCATCGACTATGCAAGTACCAGCGACACCTACATTACGAGCTACGGAAGTTCCTAAAGGTATAACAGATTCAACTATTGGTTCTTCTGCTACATCCATATGTACTGGAACAAATACTATAACATCTCCAAAAACAGCGGAACCAAGTATGCGTGAAACTTGTATACAAAGTGAACCTCTTAATGTTCCACAAGGTTATCCTTATGCTCAGTATCCACGATATTACGATTATAATGATCCTCGATCTCGATCGTTGTCCACTCCTTATGGTACATATTTCCCTGGTGTTCCACCTCATGCAGCAAATCCTAGATTACCAATGGATACCTCTAAGAGTCAACCAGATGTAGGAAAACCTATAGAAGAGAGGGCAATGATGAATGTGCCTCCTGCATATTCGCAAGTATCTAATACTACTGCCAAAACATCAGCCAACACTATAGAAACGAAAGGTGCAGAAGCGATGGTAACTACAACGGTGGCGACTACTCCTACTAGAGATGAAACGCACATACCCACTGCGTTTAGTCATCCTACGAGTAGTCGTTATCCTGGACCTTATCCACCGGGACCGTATGATCCATATTCACAGCATTATCCTCCAGCGCCCGGTTCATCAGCAACTTATCCACCAGGTG TAGCTGCCCCTGGATATCCAGCATACGGTGGCCCGAGTTACAACACGGAATATGCTCGTATGTATACAGCGTTTCATGGTCCTCCTCCACCAGCAGATCCTTATATACACAGAGGTTATGCACCCCCTTCTTCACATCCACCTAATTATTATCCTCCATTTCCTCATCCACCACCGCCTTATCCGAATTATTCATTTTTGTCACCATATCCAAATCCCAATATGCCCAGCGAGCCACAGCCACCTGCTCAGTAG